A region of Dermochelys coriacea isolate rDerCor1 chromosome 1, rDerCor1.pri.v4, whole genome shotgun sequence DNA encodes the following proteins:
- the XK gene encoding membrane transport protein XK — translation MKFPGSVLLSLLLFVAETGTALYLSSTYRAAGDRIWQALTLLFALLPCVLVQLNLVFVHRELSRDRPLVLLLHILQLGPLVRCVEVFYIYFHAGRFEEPYVSITKKRQMPKDGHSEEVEKEVGQAEGKLFTHRSAFSRASVIQAFLGSAPQLTLQLYICVLQQEITAARSIFMVLSLLSIVYGALRCNILAIKIKYDDYDISVKAAAYLCIFLWRSFEIATRVVVLVLFSSVLQIWVLPVVLLNFFGFFFYPWILFWQSKSPFPENIEKALTRVGTTIVLCLLTFLYAGINMFCWSAVQLKLNDPDLINKSQNWYRLAVYYMLRFTENAFLLLLWYVYKTDTYLYVCAPLLVLQLLIGYCMAILFMLVFYQFCHPCKKLFSSSISEGLLSCFKYLCFACKPPKATASMDKADLKSPDGTGDDAQASYKTNESQNGTPQSVSSNA, via the exons ATGAAATTCCCGGGCTCcgtcctcctctccctgctcctcttcGTGGCCGAGACGGGCACCGCCCTGTACCTGAGCAGCACCTACCGCGCGGCGGGGGACCGCATCTGGCAGGCGCTGACCCTGCTCTTCGCCCTCCTGCCCTGCGTGCTGGTGCAGCTCAACCTGGTCTTCGTCCACCGGGAGCTGAGCCGGGACAGacccctggtgctgctgctgcacatcctGCAGCTGGGACCCCTTGTCAG GTGTGTGGAAGTTTTTTACATTTACTTTCATGCAGGGAGATTTGAAGAGCCTTATGTCAGCATCACTAAGAAGAGGCAGATGCCTAAAGATGGACATTCAGAAGAAGTTGAGAAGGAAGTGGGCCAGGCTGAAGGCAAACTGTTTACACATAGATCTGCATTCAGCAGGGCATCTGTGATCCAGGCTTTCCTCGGCTCTGCGCCTCAGCTGACACTTCAGTTGTATATATGTGTCCTGCAGCAGGAGATCACGGCAGCTAGAA GCATCTTCATGGTCCTTTCTCTGCTGTCGATTGTATATGGTGCATTACGCTGCAATATCCTGGCTATTAAGATTAAGTATGATGATTATGACATCAGTGTGAAAGCTGCAGCCTACCTCTGCATATTCCTCTGGAGAAGCTTTGAGATTGCCACCCGGGTTGTAGTCCTGGTCCTTTTCAGTTCTGTGCTTCAAATCTGGGTCCTGCCTGTGGTGCTCCTGaatttctttggctttttcttttaCCCCTGGATTCTCTTTTGGCAAAGCAAGTCCCCTTTCCCTGAAAATATAGAGAAGGCTTTGACCAGGGTGGGCACAACCATTGTATTGTGCCTCCTCACCTTCTTGTATGCTGGCATTAACATGTTCtgctggtcagcagtgcagctgaAGCTAAATGATCCTGACTTAATTAACAAATCCCAAAATTGGTACCGACTGGCTGTATATTATATGCTAAGGTTCACTGAGAATGCCTTCCTCCTCTTGCTGTGGTATGTCTATAAAACAGACACCTACCTGTACGTGTGTGCCCCTTTATTAGTCTTGCAGCTGCTGATTGGCTATTGCATGGCCATCCTGTTCATGCTGGTGTTCTACCAGTTCTGCCACCCGTGCAAAAAGCTCTTCTCTTCCAGTATTTCAGAAGGTTTGCTGTCATGTTTCAAGTACCTCTGCTTTGCTTGCAAACCGCCTAAGGCCACTGCGTCTATGGATAAGGCAGACTTGAAATCACCGGATGGTACTGGTGATGATGCACAGGCCAGTTACAAGACAAATGAGTCTCAGAATGGGACTCCTCAGAGTGTTTCTTCCAATGCGTAA